The Zingiber officinale cultivar Zhangliang chromosome 9A, Zo_v1.1, whole genome shotgun sequence genome window below encodes:
- the LOC122020086 gene encoding uncharacterized protein LOC122020086, with the protein MAPKTRSFLHFLEWSRTSQKKLFPDEQASIEDKSQDKIDGHDDKPVPNVPLIDEDEKSGVSSVRDLNEHSSSSSSSSVVVEEGSRTKAPGVVAKLMGLESMPSSGIVLSDLHNIQDKPGQNQRNNSSYVILKAGANSRTLDLWSQKMPGSPIERFQVEALPPRLVKSISVTRHKLLSPVKNLGLDSVKISEPEVQKKTKSKVQPSKPSPSPSEICDSTKIIATPPKPLKALEFPGRRIQSVSLKSSRSQALCRRDISQNDKSLLSKDESLKSSPKGKNKSVSLAIQAKLNVQTRKGISPSTSNKFVSQEDNEFHSEKPLKFQSSNQTHTHNKGNSDADSHNVHRPNKQDYLVTKSKLGQRLSVSDTSEGNALSRDGSSRNKKLVKDCVRNKKGRNNMIKGSEVSRVAKDRSMPNYKKVVLVENNRSYCKRCDSVDNLPLDKQRKHIRHNVVVSDHSGWTNGNTTRDRDVVSFTFTSPLTKLHEYSPHYRNEGGKEGKKNGYRFCSYSGNSTDSDDKNFLPFNLNVKDGDHLGFILEQRLKELASMGGSPFCISVKDAGVVAHLSDSIDSASTSDAPGVAYTDYQSESFLLSFDDEVCSSASNSSVNNVWVPCKSDKLQEKKRIGSYCNIADQSEIEHQDQSPLSIPDNSFSNESCSSESYQNSDGTRTNPSHYSSLSKEAEFDSMYKTGPAEYEVELSTSSLHKQAIDSDEDLASEIGRIDNAYTCWDELDYVKEILNSWEIISDDSILSYMDQSSEILDPHLFEKLEENQISGHVDETQIMKRKIIFDAVNECLSTKCSVYFQAGFQMWAKGVMFVRKDLSEELYNEISGCVCGEDWMVDELVYKDMSAHLGRWIDFEIEAFEAGVEIERWLLDTLVDEFFKEF; encoded by the exons ATGGCTCCAAAGACTCGTAGTTTCCTTCATTTTTTGGAGTGGTCCAGGACGTCGCAGAAGAAATTGTTCCCTGATGAACAGGCTTCGATCG AGGACAAAAGTCAGGACAAGATCGATGGCCATGATGATAAGCCAGTACCAAATGTTCCTCTG ATTGATGAGGATGAGAAGTCAGGAGTATCTAGTGTAAGAGATCTCAATGAGCatagctcttcttcttcttcttcttcagtggTTGTTGAAGAGGGAAGCAGGACTAAGGCTCCTGGAGTTGTTGCCAAGCTTATGGGTTTAGAGTCTATGCCCTCATCAGGCATTGTTTTGAGTGACTTGCATAACATTCAAGATAAACCTGGCCAAAATCAAAGAAACAATTCAAGTTATGTTATCTTGAAAGCTGGTGCTAACTCAAGAACACTAGATTTATGGTCCCAAAAGATGCCAGGCAGTCCAATTGAGAGGTTCCAGGTTGAAGCATTGCCTCCTAGACTAGTAAAATCTATCTCAGTTACACGCCACAAATTGCTATCGCCAGTTAAAAATCTTGGATTGGACTCTGTTAAGATTAGTGAACCAGAAGTTCAAAAGAAAACCAAGAGTAAAGTTCAGCCTTCTAAACCATCCCCAAGTCCTTCAGAAATTTGTGATTCAACAAAGATTATAGCTACTCCTCCAAAGCCATTGAAGGCCTTAGAATTTCCTGGAAGACGTATTCAGTCAGTTTCTTTGAAGTCTTCCAGATCACAAGCCTTATGCAGGAGAGACATTTCACAAAATGATAAATCTTTGCTATCAAAGGATGAATCGTTGAAATCCAGTCCAAAAGGCAAGAATAAATCAGTTTCACTTGCCATTCAAGCAAAGTTGAACGTCCAAACAAGAAAAGGCATAAGCCCAAGTACCAGCAACAAGTTTGTTTCACAGGAGGATAATGAATTTCACTCTGAGAAACCACTGAAATTTCAGTCTAGTAACCAAACACATACCCACAACAAAGGGAATTCAGATGCTGATTCTCATAATGTACACCGACCAAACAAACAAGACTATCTTGTAACTAAAAGCAAGCTTGGCCAGAGACTATCAGTCTCTGATACAAGTGAGGGAAATGCACTTTCTAGAGATGGTTCTTctagaaataaaaaattagtgAAGGATTGTGTAAGAAACAAAAAAGGACGGAACAACATGATTAAAGGCTCAGAGGTATCTCGTGTTGCCAAGGATCGATCCATGCCAAATTACAAGAAGGTGGTATTAGTAGAGAACAACAGATCATATTGCAAAAGATGTGATTCTGTTGATAATTTGCCACTAGACAAACAGAGAAAACATATTCGACATAATGTCGTTGTATCTGATCATTCAGGATGGACTAATGGTAATACAACACGTGATAGAGATGTTGTGTCATTTACATTCACATCCCCTCTAACAAAACTGCATGAATATTCACCTCATTATCGGAATGAGGGTGGAAAAGAGGGGAAAAAGAATGGTtacagattttgtagttattctGGAAATTCAACAGATTCGGATGACAAAAATTTTTTGCCTTTCAACTTGAATGTGAAAGATGGTGATCATTTAGGCTTTATTTTGGAACAAAGATTGAAAGAATTAGCATCTATGGGTGGATCACCTTTCTGTATCTCAGTTAAAGATGCTGGTGTTGTTGCTCATCTCTCTGATTCAATAGATTCAGCTTCTACTTCCGATGCCCCTGGAGTTGCATATACTGATTACCAAAGTGAATCTTTCCTCCTATCTTTTGATGATGAAGTATGCAGCAGTGCCTCAAACTCCTCAGTGAATAATGTTTGGGTTCCTTGTAAAAGTGATAAGCTGCAG GAAAAGAAAAGGATCGGTTCCTACTGTAACATTGCAGATCAAAGTGAAATTGAGCATCAAGATCAGAGCCCCCTTTCCATTCCAGACAACTCATTTTCAAATGAAAGCTGCTCCTCTGAGAGTTACCAAAATTCTGATG GTACCAGGACGAATCCTTCTCATTATTCTTCTCTCTCCAAAGAAGCTGAGTTTGATTCCATGTACAAAACTGGGCCAGCAGAATATGAAGTAGAATTATCTACATCATCATTACATAAACAAGCCATAGACTCAGACGAAGACCTAGCCTCAGAAATCGGCCGAATAGATAATGCTTACACTTGCTGGGATGAGCTGGATTATGTGAAGGAAATATTGAATAGCTGGGAAATTATTTCAGATGATTCAATTCTCAGCTACATGGACCAATCTAGTGAGATTCTTGATCCCCATCTCTTTGAGAAGTTAGAAGAGAATCAAATCTCAGGTCATGTAGACGAAACACAGATAATGAAGAGGAAGATAATATTTGATGCTGTGAATGAATGCTTGTCTACTAAATGTAGTGTTTACTTCCAAGCTGGATTCCAAATGTGGGCAAAAGGTGTCATGTTTGTCAGGAAAGACTTGTCAGAAGAACTCTACAATGAGATATCAGGATGTGTCTGCGGCGAGGACTGGATGGTGGATGAGCTTGTGTATAAAGATATGAGTGCTCATCTAGGCAGGTGGATTGATTTCGAAATCGAAGCATTTGAAGCAGGAGTAGAGATTGAAAGGTGGTTGCTCGATACCTTGGTTGATGAATTTTTCAAGGAATTTTAG